In the Glycine max cultivar Williams 82 chromosome 19, Glycine_max_v4.0, whole genome shotgun sequence genome, AGGGCACACACTAACAGTAGCAGCTAAGATCCATGtctggtttttttattttgaagagtCTGTCAATGAACATGATGTACCGTGTTGGATAGTACTTAACCTAAGtttcatgcaacatatttaCATAATTCTTTCAAAGACTTGAGGCTGCATATTTGGTGATTTTTCTTTATGTATCATCACAATCCTGAATCCTTGACTAATTTAAACACATTTGAGATGTTGACATGCTTTACAGCTACATGAAAGAGGAGTGGAAGTAAACAAAAGAAATTTGTTTGCGCTTTACTCAATTTATACTATACTaatttaaaatgacaaaataCGATACTGGTCTCTTTGCAGTTTCTAATATTCAGCAGTTTAAGACAATAGGAAGTTGTTGGTAGTAGAtagttatttcaaattttaaagctcttCTATTCTCTTGAGAttctctaaataaataaaatagtttgaGATGGTAGAAAACCTTGTGAGCTTCCCTATGAATTCGAGATCTTTCTAATTATGGGACCAAGAGTagcaatttcttcttcttagtgTATGAGTGAGCCTCTACGTGTGTGTCTGTGGGGAAGGGGAGGAAAGTGATTCATGTGAGAGAGTCAATCttatgtaagaaataaaaagggTGTATTTTGATCATTGTTAGTATGAatgattaagaataaaatatcaaGTCGTGTGATTTCATTAAAAGATCACGTGACATGTGTATCTTAAAGTCACACaacttgaaaaatatttgactATTTTTCTGATTATGTCTACTCAAAAACTGAATTTGGGTACTTCTGTTCCTGTAGTATCATGCATTCATGTCATGCATTAGCAGAACTTGCCTTCCTCGCATATCTTGATACACACTGACGGTGTTTGTTTGTTCAGTGTATCCTTTTTGCCTCTTAATTTACTTGACTATTTTACATGCTAATATTGTACCTTTAAAATTGTGTGCAGTGCATACTGGAAGAATGAGGATGAAGTAGGTGCCGGTATGGCTGGCCTAGCAGGTGATGCCGATGGCCACCCGTACGTTTCTTTCACTATCAATCTTGCTTGAGCACTCTCAGAAACCGGCCCGATACTTAATTTAGAGTCCGTTAAGGGCTCCTTTGGACAGCAATAATGCCAATGCAAACAGGATTTGAAGAAGATATTGTACATTACGATCATATTTCATTCTTTGTTATTATCTATATAATTGAAGCAATCGAAGATTCAAGAGGATTTAATGAATTTAAGGGTAGCATCTGATGCCAGGATTTCTTGTTTCCTGTACATTAGCAACTTGTATGGTTTCCTGTAAGATTTCTTGTTGGCGATTATGTGAACTTGGAGATGTGACATACTCTTGCTCATCCCTTCAGAGAATAATGCAGCCCTGGAGAGTGTAATAATAAACTGTTATCTGTACGCAATAAAATGTACTTCTcaattaatcaatatttaaagTTTTGCTATGAATCTTTTTTCAgtcaaaattatttgaatatgaaaaaaattatcattttttgctGTCAAAAAATACATCTTAAAAATCAAGAGGTCAATTTTTTGTTCTGTATTGACGTTtgcaaatatttttcatctatcTATAACTACTCACTAATGTTAGTTATTGCAGATTGCTTGATTAACTATGCacgtatatttttattaatgaattataCTAGCGTCGTAGTGCATGTTTAGATACTAATAGGGAGgattcaaaattatttctattCTCAAAGCATTAAATTCTTCATTCtgttttttgaaattcaaaaatatgcattaaaatttttaggttaaattaacTCTCTATAGATTTAGTTCCTATAgattgaaagtgatttttttagtccctatagtttatattttaattctcttttaattcctataatttaaaagtaatttttttagtcaaaattatttaaaatgtaaattataaggactaaaaaaataactttcaaattacaaggattaaaagagaattaaaatataaactatagagactaaaaaattattttaaaactataaggactaaaatatacaaatgatcaaactatagggaccaaATGAGAAATTAAACCAAATTTCTAACatgtattaaaaacatattcttCATTTGCATAATTTCAACACCATCAAATATAAGGTAAAGGCAAATTGTTGACCAATGACATGAAgacattgattaagaaattttttttattgaaatacacATAATTATGTTGTCTATTTTTATGatctttataataaatactttatcattttaattccttaattaaTATCGTAAGGGCACTGATTAGCATGACCCTAGAATGAATATATGCAATTAGTTCATTAACTTTATATACATTGCTATAAAAGCTACAGATTGTGTACTTGtattataaaacttttttttttagctaATTCACTatgtttaagaaaattaattattttgttagtGGCATTAAATTTGTGAATCAAGTAGTTGTATTGTTCTTCCAAAATtatcattgatatttttttaatcaattatctcTCTTTTCACTTTATTGTTTGTCCCCTAATTAATGAATGTTCTGGCCTATTTGGATACAAGTCTGAAAATTCTTGAGTTTCTCTAGTGAAAATATAAGGCTTTTTTCCGGTAGAAAAGCTCTCAATAGCATATTCAGTGTCCAAACAGAGACTTCTATCTTTATGTAATCTGTGGctactcatcttcttcaatcataataaaagaagataaagaGTATTTCTATTTAATGTTGAGCAGTTATTAGCTTTTGGcttaaaaaattgttagttaaggatattttgaaaaaattaattaattcaaaagaaCTAAAAATGATCTTATAAAAATGAACAAGTAATTTTCTGGGGGAAAAaaccttatatataaaaacaaaggtAGTATTATTGATCTAACTTATTGTTATTGTAAGTGGTAAAAAAAGGAATGGATATGAAATCAGTTAAGAGACCGATGCATAATTAGGAGTGATTGAACTTTTTGAGTCTCTTTAGAAACTCATTATCAAAATGGGTCTGTTTTTTATCAAGGACCAGATGAACCTGCAATttttacttgttttattttcacgtaattctttgcaaaaaaaaaaaaaaaaaggagaatgggGATGTGGCATCCACGTAAACCAGGGGAGtgtttgaaacagcaaaatgtATGTGCCGATTTGTGTAGCTACTGGCACGGGTATTGTATGGTGTGAaacagaaaaatgaaattgttaGTTACTGTTCCTGCGCAGCCCAAGGAACCACCAAATTGAAATTGCTGGTGCATAAGTTAGAAAACTAATTGTTGAACACGTTAAATTGctgattgcaacaaaattaaagtatagatttaaaatttgaaaaatacaaATACACAATAAAgttacaaataacaaaaaaaaatctcacttgcataataacttaaaaaaaatatatgctaacaaatataaagatataaatatcacataatatataaaaagaaaacacttttactaaaaaaccattaaaaaatattgcataatttttcacaaaatagaTACAATcatataacaaaaaaacatatattacatATACATCTAATTATACAAATACATAACATATATCTAGtagcatataaaaaataagcatcaatcacaaattattatttcaatccTGATGTAACCACAATGTGTGTTGAAATAACAATTAGCAATTGTTGGTTCCTTTTTAGTGATGGACAAACAAAATTGTTTTGCTATTTCCTTATTAGGATGGAACTATTTGCAATTTCATACTTGTTGTTAACTTGGAATGCCACATCTTCAAATTTGAGTGcagctaggtgcacccagcaaaattTATAAATGGCAAAAATGCCCCtggcctttttttttcttataaaagcttttttttcCTGCGCTTCACACAGCATCCATTTTTGTTCACTGTTTTTGTGGTTTTCGTGCGGCATTGTCTCGGGTTCGTTGGTTCGTTGTGAACGGTTAGGTGCGGTGAAGGTGAAGGTGCGTTGCGGTGGTTGGCGGCGGCAAATGAGGTACGCAGAAGGTGGTGGCTGTGTCGCAAACGTACGAATTActtacgaatcaagttgatccgtaagtcttttacgaatcaacttgatccgtaagttggTGTGTTAcagttacggatcaagttgatctgtaagtaacttatggatcaacttgatccgtatgtggcttacggatcaagttgatccgtaagaagagtaactatttttaaaatgtgatgttttttgaattctgtttccattttttaaaattattaatttgtttgtatgaacattttttttttgagttggatagatggacgaagatgagtggatgtatgaaataatgtctgaacaagcggatatggattatgaaaatgaagaagcatGTGGTGCGAATGAACCCCATGTTGATTGTTCCGATGtgttcaatacttctcaggttaTAATGTCAATGTTTGTCacagatttaataaaatgaatactggtagaaaacttaaattatgtggATTACTTTGTAGGTGTTTGAGTGCCGAGAGGATGTTTTACGGTGGGTTCGATCTGTTGCTCATGAAAACGGATTTGTGGCGGTGATTTTAAGGTCAGACACAAACACAGGTAGTAGAGGTAGGACtacatttgtgttaattgacTGTGAAAGGAGTGACAAGTATAGGtgtaggaaaaaagaatttataagaAGAGACACTGGAATTAGGAAATGTaggtgtcccttcaagcttcgttgcaagccagtggttggaggagaaggctggatggtgaagttgatttgtggagtgtataatcatgaattgaccaagtcattagttggacatccatatgcggggcgattgactaaagctgaaaaaacacttattgctgatatgacgaagtccatggtgaagccaagaaacattctgctaactctgaaggaacacaatgtcaATAGCTATATGACCattaaacaaatatacaatgcaaaaAGTACATTccattcttccataagaggaagcgatctagaaatgcaacatctgatgaagcttcttgaacgtgatcagtatattcattggcacaaaataaaggatgaagacgtggttcgtgatatcttttggtgtcaccctgatgcagtgaagttagtcaacggatgtaatttggtgtttttgatagacaacacctacaaaacaaaccggTACAGACTCTCATTGctcgattttgttggggtgacaccgactgggatgacattctctgccggTTTTGCATGTCTGGAGGGTGAACGCGTTAATAATTTGGTCTGGACTTTACAATACTTTCGAGGCCTTTTTTTAAAGCGTGATGCCCTCCCTAGAGTTATTGTCACTAACAGAGACcaagcattgatgaatgcagtgaaggaTGTATTCCCTGAatgtacaaatttgttgtgcagctttcacataaacaagaatgtgaaggtcaaatgtaaatcactaattgtgcaaaaaaatgcttgggattatgtcatggatTGTTGGGGATGTCTGACTGATTGTCCTTCAGAACAGTAGTTTGATGAATGTCTGAAGAAGTTCGAAATGGCTTGCGcaccttggccaatgtttgttaactatgtcaaggaaacatggataataccacacaaggaaaaatttgtttctGCTTGCactaataaggtgatgcacttaggaaacacaaaaataaacagGTATGAAATTGTTCAACTATTTATATTAACGTTGATGAATTAATGGaattgtattattgtatatttttatttttatttgtgtatttgaaatatAGGGTTGAATCTACTCACTCGTCTTTAAAAAGACTGTTACAAAATAGCCTTGGAAACTTATGCAGTgtgtgggatgccatgaacaacatgattacGTTGCAGCACACGGAGATTAaagcatcatttgaaacaagtacacatgttgTTGGACATGTGttcaaaaaaaccttatacaggaggcttcttggaatggtttcaagatatgctttaaatcagattacTGCTGAATTAGAGCGTGTTGActatgctggcaagaatccCTCAAGTTGTGGTTGTGTGGTGACAACCACgcttggtcttccttgtgcttgtgagctatccaaatatgttaGTGGTTGCATCCCACTGaattcaatccatatgttctggaggagactcagtttttcagaccaagggttatctgagcccgaGGTGAGCATCAAGGAAGTAATGGAAACAATATCCAAAAGATTcgaagaacttgatgtttgtggcaagtTTACTCTGAAGACTAAACTTTgggaaattgcataccctgatcagaattcgatgtgtcctcctccagcaaAGGTTAACACAAAAGGGGCACCGAAGAAAGCTATGAGCAGGAACCCAAGGTCAACAAAGTGTGATCCATCTTACTGTGAGTATATAAATGCCTTTGAATCTATGCAAAATAGCAATTCGTCGGAGAGACGTATTGCATCATCCTCTGAGCAACTGAATTGAAGAACGATGATGTCCAAGTTGGACCAATTTTAGCCATTTATGCACGACTTCATTGATAagattgttgatgtcaaagctGATGGTAACTATGGATATTGGTCGGTTGCCGATTTATTAGGTATGGATAAAGACTCTTGGTCGGTGGTCTGCAACCATCTACTTAAAGAACTTGCCAAATTCTCAGAAGACTATATCAAGCTCTTTGGTGGCACGaagagatttgaggaattaaggatgtcactacttgttgatgggttaaccaaggtatgtaatttatgtatttgatttttaagacttaactttgaaattaagtttgacgtgtatatttgtttcattcaggTGACTACGGATAAGTGGATTAATATAATGGACATGGgacatgtcattgcatcaaggttTAACGTAATCATTGTATCCTTGTCTAAACAACAAAGCACGACATTCTTTTCTCTTAGAAGTCAATCGCTGGCAAATTCTTCATTGCATCGTATAATTTGTATCGATCATGTGTATGACcatcattttgttgaggtacattgtagatatgaagtgttttttttatatttatgcaatgagttttgtaggattgagttaaCACTTTTTTCgcatgtacaacaggtttatttaaaagaacgtTATCCCTTACCGCCTGtagcattgttatggtctagcaaTTGTCATCCTCAGGCGAAGCCGTGGCCAAATCCATATATTAGCATAATGCAGCATTACAAGAGCTTCGTGATGTTCAAGAGAGACTGTGTTGACATAAATGATgattgaacatgtaatttataatGACTAATCGTTTTGAATTGGatattcacatttatttgttacgtccacaacaaaattattacttaattctaaaaaagcaTGTATGATATATTGTTGTCTGAGTTGACAACACAttgtgaaaaaatgtgtatgataAATTGTTGTCTGCATTAACATAAAGTGCGTGAAAGGACCTTGCACAGCATGACTACACATGTAGATCTGATGCAAGCTAAAGCATGTCACGTCATTGGTGTAGTTGACAACACATACAGAAAGCATGTGCATGTGTATtgttaatctttaaaaaatgcagcactaatattaaaactcatctatatatatgacacAACCTAACACTATAAAAAACCACAAGTTTCAGTCTCAACCCAAATGGATCCATTGTTCACAACGACAGTGGTGTTTCCTTTCAAGCTTCCACTCCAGTTCTCATTCGAGTACCTAACGGGTGTGATTTTCAAAcgttaaaaaccagaatacacaatacccttaagCTAATCGACAagtaatttttggatgaaatttactaccggcAGCCTTTCACATATGCAGGTAATCAATTTCggtttcaatgtatgcaattgaaagatgatgttgatgttaacacaatgttaatgtgtaatcatgAATTTTCGTTTGTTGGTCCGATTAAGTTATTGTGTAGCATTGCTAGAACCCCAAATGGTATTTTAAACTTACTTCAAGTCACTATGACCCATACTCATGATGTCCTGCTATATTACAATGGGAGGTGGGACATGTCACGCCAAAATGAGTTAGTTGGTTACTCGTTCATaggaaaaaaatcccaaaaagttTGGCATTCCCACCGGATGAACCgaaggatttgatcaagcaagttgTGCTTCCtgggattcccccttatggtattgatgaaacacaaatggtaagacgattgtttttttGGAAACCAAATCACCATGAGTAttcaaaaaaagttataaaattcgaAATAATAGAACTCAAAACCAACGATGACGTGATGAAGGTGTTGATTgagtctaactactggaaaaagatAGGACCAATAGAAAATTTAGCTTTTTTCAGTAAACTTGTATCGGAAATGGAAGACAAATTGTCCTTGTCGCAAAATTAACATGAGTTAGTTATAGTATTTGatgcaaatttaatttcattcgactatgttgaagttaatgtactGTTTGAATTCATGTATCGCataatcgttttttttttctggaaatgGAATATGACTTCTCGTTCTctgttaaatttgatttttactacttttactttttttgtcagtcttgcaattttattttaaattaaaaaaaaacaactacaacaaccgaaaaataacaattaattatttataatcaagtagttcattttttttaaagaaactactataaaattaaaatttaattaaaatatattttgtcatcaatttaaaataatttaatgttgaactaactaaaaatatttaacaaagtaCATTTAACTCTGATGCAAAATAtggaaatgaagaaaataaataaattatatgagtCAATTAGTAATTTAATATGATGTATAATGCTTCAAATGagaaggttttattttttagtctcttaggagagaaattaaaaaaaaaacattttttttaatttgatagaataaaattataaaatattttaattacaagttttttaattagaaggttttattttttagtctcttaggagagaaattaaaaaaaaaacattttttttaatttgatagagtaaaattataaaatatttttaattacaagttTTTTAAGCATGTGTGTCcacaaataattcaaaattagattCATTAAATTAGTTGTAAGGCTCAAGATTTTGTGgttcttaataaatttaatcCAATCAAAAAGTTGTGTTTAAAAGTGTGtgttataaaattttctaaCTAGAAATATCTAGTTTTTACTCTTTAAACATCTTAAATAAATCTCACTATAACCCGTCATTATTTTTACTCTTGACAACTTGAACAAATTACCACTCTTAgccaataattttcaaaaaggtTATTAATACAAACCCCACACATAATCTCTCAACCTTATGTTTTGATATCGTAGCATTTCTTAAAGGTACAAATATATTGACccacataaaatatttaagcaTTGATACTTAGATAACTACATCATGCTTCCCACACTCTAATTAAACATTCTCCCTTAGCAccacatattttattaaaataaaatattttttagtctcgtaaaataaaatataaatgttacgcctaattataaaattataaaatataaatatggattTTTATCTGaggagagaaattaaaaaaaacttttttttttaatttgatagaataaaattataaaaatttagaagCTAGATTACGCAAAGGGAATACACAatcaatggaaataaataaaactaatattactaatggaaataaataaaaccaacattACTAATGAAATGGGTTCAAGTACAATATCTGTATATACATcgaatatcaatataaaatgtaaataatctaCGCTTGGTCCGTGCGCCGCCTGCGTCGAGACCTAATATATACTAGATGGTCTTGTGTAACACTCCTGGTCATCCTGAGGCATTCTTCGATCACCTCATGTGTCGATGAGCCTGGCTTGACCACCCCTAAGCTCAGATGGCGCTCCAACCTCTCAACAATCCCATGGCAAACTTCttgttaaatataaaacaaacagATCACAcatattattatgaaaatattgacGTAAATGatgtaaattattagtattacttaccactgcatgtttAGGCTCCTCCACAACGGGCCTCGCAGATGTCGACGGTGCTCCTGGCTCTGGCACGTGAGGGATATCTGTCTGTGGGGCCTGAGGGATGACTCGGGGTTGCGGAGCATGACCATCTGGCAGAGGATCTGATGCCTGGTCTGATGTCATGAAAGGATGCGAGATGCGAAAGAACCAGTCCATGTAGTCACTGACACACTGACCTGACACAGTGCAAACCTCACCAGCTGGAACCATATGATCCGAGTAGTGAATCCACCTGTCGTGTATATCATCATATGACACCCATGAATCGACAGGCGGAGCAGGAATGGTCTGGGTGTATCCAACCTGCCGCACGACCCTCTCTGGTCGATAATACACAGCAACGGGCCCCCAGCCCAGGAGACCGGAATAGaatgaaatcaaatggaagtcCCAGACTAGTCGGTGCTCCCCATATGGGATCCAACAGACATCCAAAATCCAGAG is a window encoding:
- the LOC102661106 gene encoding protein MAINTENANCE OF MERISTEMS isoform X1 → MYDQMNDASISSSRQLDSYITLLQCWIYEHFPSVAESTADQDYYEDSPRACRWIATKKTMKSICTPAYRERLDQLWILDVCWIPYGEHRLVWDFHLISFYSGLLGWGPVAVYYRPERVVRQVGYTQTIPAPPVDSWVSYDDIHDRWIHYSDHMVPAGEVCTVSGQCVSDYMDWFFRISHPFMTSDQASDPLPDGHAPQPRVIPQAPQTDIPHVPEPGAPSTSARPVVEEPKHAVVGAPSELRGGQARLIDT
- the LOC102661106 gene encoding protein MAINTENANCE OF MERISTEMS isoform X3, with amino-acid sequence MYDQMNDASISSSRQLDSYITLLQCWIYEHFPSVAESTADQDYYEDSPRACRWIATKKTMKSICTPAYRERLDQLWILDVCWIPYGEHRLVWDFHLISFYSGLLGWGPVAVYYRPERVVRQVGYTQTIPAPPVDSWVSYDDIHDRWIHYSDHMVPAGEVCTVSGQCVSDYMDWFFRISHPFMTSDQASDPLPDGHAPQPRVIPQAPQTDIPHVPEPGAPSTSARPVVEEPKHAVFAMGLLRGWSAI
- the LOC102661106 gene encoding protein MAINTENANCE OF MERISTEMS isoform X2; translation: MYDQMNDASISSSRQLDSYITLLQCWIYEHFPSVAESTADQDYYEDSPRACRWIATKKTMKSICTPAYRERLDQLWILDVCWIPYGEHRLVWDFHLISFYSGLLGWGPVAVYYRPERVVRQVGYTQTIPAPPVDSWVSYDDIHDRWIHYSDHMVPAGEVCTVSGQCVSDYMDWFFRISHPFMTSDQASDPLPDGHAPQPRVIPQAPQTDIPHVPEPGAPSTSARPVVEEPKHAVKFAMGLLRGWSAI